One part of the Lycorma delicatula isolate Av1 chromosome 7, ASM4794821v1, whole genome shotgun sequence genome encodes these proteins:
- the LOC142327308 gene encoding gastrulation defective protein 1 homolog gives MAGGESDDDFIGPPVPDYIKNMIQSNESSNSDDEMIGPPVPKRFSSHESVQDSEEDEFIGPPVPKEYLNKDSDDESDNDEVVEEQTSSIPSSSDVTITHGNKAVTALSVDPAGARLATGSIDYEVMFWDFAGMDNTLQSFRSMNPCGNHPVKGLQYSTTGDTILIISGMSQAKVLDRDGHEVMECVKGDQYIADMSRTKGHTAPLTGGCWHPRQRDEFLTSSEDSTCRLWDVKQPFGQKNVIKCRAQNGLKTTPTACAYNRDGSLVVCACVDGSIQMWDHRKMFVNTSHLLRNAHQSGSEVSSINFSYLGSTFVTRGCDDTLKLWDLRAFKKPVQVINDLFSRYSQTDCMFSPDDSLVITGQSLKRNEKEGKLLFFNSKTLDKVKEITVTDSHVIRTLWHPRLQQIFVGCGNGIVKIYYDDKRSMRGAKLCASKTRTKTKQVEVVAAQQIITPHALPMFRQDKPKSNRKKMEKDRLDPVKSHRPDLPIKSGQGGRVAASGSTLSSYVIRNLGLSKKIEDDQDPREAILRYAKEAEENPYWIAPAYKNTQPKTIFQNTENEAEAESTDEPANKKQKT, from the coding sequence ATGGCAGGCGGCGAAAGCGACGACGACTTTATTGGGCCTCCAGTTCCCgactacattaaaaatatgattcaaaGTAATGAAAGCAGTAATAGTGATGATGAAATGATTGGGCCTCCTGTACCAAAACGATTTTCAAGCCATGAAAGTGTACAAGACAGTGAAGAAGACGAATTTATTGGTCCTCCTGTgccaaaagaatatttaaataaagacagTGATGATGAAAGCGATAACGATGAAGTTGTTGAAGAACAGACTTCCAGTATACCGTCAAGTAGTGATGTAACAATTACTCATGGAAACAAAGCTGTTACAGCTCTATCTGTTGATCCGGCAGGAGCAAGACTGGCAACTGGTTCTATTGATTACGAAGTAATGTTCTGGGATTTTGCAGGTATGGATAATACTTTACAAAGTTTTCGTTCTATGAATCCTTGTGGTAATCATCCAGTAAAAGGATTACAGTATTCTACAACTGGTgatactatattaataatttctggtaTGTCACAAGCAAAGGTGTTAGACAGAGATGGTCATGAAGTAATGGAATGTGTTAAGGGTGATCAGTATATTGCTGATATGTCTCGTACAAAGGGGCACACAGCACCATTAACAGGTGGCTGTTGGCATCCACGACAAAGAGATGAATTCTTAACAAGTTCAGAGGATAGTACTTGCCGTTTGTGGGATGTAAAACAACCTTTtggacaaaaaaatgttattaaatgcagAGCCCAAAATGGATTAAAAACAACACCGACTGCATGTGCTTATAACAGAGATGGAAGTCTTGTAGTTTGTGCATGCGTCGATGGATCTATACAAATGTGGGATCAcagaaaaatgtttgttaatacaTCACATTTGTTACGAAATGCTCATCAGTCTGGATCTGAAGTATCTAGCATTAATTTCTCTTATCTTGGGAGTACATTTGTGACACGTGGTTGTGATGATACATTGAAACTGTGGGACTTAAGAGCATTTAAAAAACCAGTACAAGTAATCAATGACTTATTTTCAAGATATAGCCAAACAGATTGTATGTTTAGTCCTGATGATTCATTAGTAATAACTGGTCAATCATTAAAACGTAATGAAAAAGagggtaaattattatttttcaattcaaaaactTTAGATAAAGTCAAAGAAATTACAGTAACAGACTCCCATGTAATTAGAACACTTTGGCATCCTAGATTGCAACAAATATTTGTTGGTTGTGGGAATggtatagttaaaatatattatgatgaCAAAAGAAGTATGAGGGGGGCAAAATTGTGTGCATCTAAAACTCGCACTAAAACAAAACAAGTAGAAGTAGTAGCTGCCCAACAAATAATTACACCACATGCGTTACCAATGTTTCGTCAAGATAAACCAAAATCAAAccgaaaaaaaatggaaaaagatcgTTTGGATCCAGTTAAATCACATCGTCCTGATTTACCAATTAAATCTGGTCAAGGAGGTAGAGTTGCTGCGTCTGGAAGTACACTCAGTTCATATGTTATTCGTAATTTgggtttaagtaaaaaaattgaagatgatcAAGACCCAAGAGAAGCTATTTTACGTTATGCTAAAGAAGCTGAAGAAAACCCATATTGGATTGCACCTGCTTACAAAAATACTCAacctaaaactatttttcaaaatactgaaaatgaaGCAGAAGCTGAATCAACTGATGAGCCTGCTAATAAAAAGCAAAAGACTTaa